The window CACCTCTTTCACGCGGTTGAATCATCCATACCTCTCGGGAACCTGACGTCACACCTTCCCTACGCGACAGCGGCCGCTACGGCGGTTCCATAGTTGGAGTAGAGCACTAACAGCCAGGGAAACTAGTATAAGAGACATCAGCCCCACCTTGTAGGCCGAGAACACTCTGCCGGGAATTATAAGCATGCAACATCTCACAGTTGTTCCCGCTATGGTTGAGACGGTATAGCTGATGAACGGGGTTCTTAGCAGGCCTGAGACCAGGCTGAAGGTTTTATAGGGCACGTAGGGGATCGCCCTAGCCGCTACGCAGGCTAAGGGACCCTGCTCAGCAATCCATGCTTCAGCCTTCTTAAACCAGAAGGTTGAACAGTAGTTTAGTATAAGCCTAACCCCTCTGAGCCTAAGCCCAAGCAGGTAATCTAGCATCGCTCCTAGGGATGATGCTAAGCTACATACCAGGCAGGAGAGAAGCGGGTTAAGCTTAGAAGCCCCCGCTGCTAAGAGAACCGGCTCCCAAGGCACCGGAGCCCAGCTTCCTATGGAAAACATTACTATGAAAAGGCCGAGATAGCCGAGGCTAGAGATAGCCTCTATAAAAAGTGATATCAGGTCGCTGAACAAGCTCTAACAATTTTATAGGCAGTTTAAAGCTTTAAGATTTCATAAAGCATGCCTCATCCCTCCTATACGTTAATCTTTTTAGTGCCCGTTTCCTTAACTCTTAAGGAGAATATGGCTGAAGAGCAGCTTTTAAGGTCCATAAAGCTGGGCTTCAGCAAGCCTCTGATACTGTGGCTTCTAAGGTCTAAGCCTAGGTCTGGATATGAGCTTATTAAAGAGGTTATGCGGTTAACAGGGGTGAAGCTTAAGCCATCGTTCATCTACCCGTTTCTCCACAGCCTTGAGAGAGGTGGGTATCTCGCTGGGAGGTGGGCTGAACACGGGAGAAGAAGGATAAAATACTACCATGTCACCGAGAAGGGGGAGCGTCTTATTCAACGTATACGCGAGATTTTTAAAAGCGGATTTGGTGAAGTTCTCCTGTCACTATAGACCGGTTTCTGATATATTTAAAATTTGATATATAGGAACTAAGAATATTAGGAGAGGCATGTTACTCCCAAGCCTCAGCCTAGATAGGTGGCTTAAGTCAGCACCCCATCTCATACGGAATTTCAGAGTTTTAGACTGGAAAGCCTATTTCGGCATAGGGTTGCTTGGCTACATACACAGGGTTGACCAAAGCCTACTTAACTACACCGGCTACCTTGCTCTCACCAAGTTCTCCTTAAACATAGCACTCTTCCTATCTTTCACATTCTCCATAAACAACTGTTTCGACCTTGACACAGACAGGCATAGCAGGCATAAGCTTGCCAAGAACCCCGTGGCCGAAGGCCATATAAGCTTCGTGCAAGGGTTAGCTACCTCCCTTTCCATCGCCGTCCTAGGCCTAGCCCTCTCCTACATTTGGTTCGGCGGCTTGTCGTTCATTATCTACTCCATGCTAACCCTTCTAGCCCTTATATACTCGACGCCACCTTTCAGGTTAAAGGCTAAACCTCTTCTCGACCTTATCTCCCATGGACTGATGCTAGGCGGTTTGCTCTTCATATACGGCGCTATACTAGGCGGAGACATCACTCCTCTTTCGATAATCTTAGCGTTTTCCACTTTCGTTTACTCTACAATCCTCGAGCTTAGAAACCACATAGAGGACTACTATTCTGACGCTTCAGCAGGTTTAAAAACCACAGCCTGTTTTCTAGGACTGGAGGGATCTCGTAAGCTTCTGAAGGCGATGCTTCTACTTCACTTACTTCTGATCACATTAGCCATGATAAGTACAACTCAGCTCATCTATCCAACCCCCGTCACCATCCCGTTAGCGTTAGTCGACAGAAGAGACAGACTGATGAGGACCGCTAGGTTTTTCGACCTAATAACGGCTTTAGCCTATTCTACAGTCGTTTTAAACCGCGTAATGCAACTACTTGGGGCTGTCTAGACAGCGTCGCGATGCACATGAGAGGGGGGAGTCGTCTGAACTAAAGACGCTTCATCCGAGAGGGGAGGTGGGTTTCGGATGAGAGTGGCCTTATGTAGCGACTGGTTCTATCCCAGAATCGGAGGAGTAGCCTCCCACATGAAAGGTCTTGCTGAGGAGCTTGTTAAACGGGGCCACTATGTCCAAATCGTTACGAGAACATGCCCTAAACCTAAACAATATTTAGACATTAGTTTAGATGAGCGAGTAGGTCTATGCAGGATTAAACCCATACTCCCCATCGATATCGTCGCCATTCCCCCAACCCCCGGAGCCGTTAAAGCTGCCTTAAGCAAGGGCAGCTTCGACGTTGTACACTGCCACCACGCCTTCACACCTATATCGCTCATGTCGATCTCCACCGCTAAAAACTTAGGCATGACTGCGGTTCTAACGAACCACACGATATCCATCCTTTACAGGTCCGACCTTCTGTGGACTCCCATGAGCTACCTAGTTTTTCTCCTACGACGATGTATAGAAAAAGCCGACACTGTTGTAGCGGTCAGCAAAGCAGCGGCCGAGTTCATAAGCCACTTCACCAGATGGAGGAAAATAACAGTGATACCTAACGCTGTAAACACTGAGAGGTTCGGCCGGTTAAACGCATGTAAAAGCCACGAACCTTCCATACTCTACCTGGGGCGTCTTGTGCACAGAAAAGGTGTCCATATTCTGGTTAAGTCGATGCCTCATGTTTTAAAGGAGGTACCTGATGCGAAGCTTACCATAGCCGGCGACGGCTACATGAAAACCTATCTAAGGTTTCAAGCACGTAAGCTAGGGGTTGAAAGAAGCGTCAGATTCCTAAGCTCTATAGCTGATGAAGATGTCCCAAGGCTGTATGGCGAATCTGACGTTTTCGCTCTACCGTCCCTCTACGGCGAGTCTTTCGGGATAAGCCTCCTAGAGGCGATGGCATCAAGCAAGCCTATAGTAGCCTCTAAAGTAGGTGGAATACCTGAGGTTGTTCAAAACCGGGTGACAGGACTCCTAGTTAAAAGTGGGTCGGTCGGGGAGCTGGCTGAAGCCATCGTTCAGCTTCTCAGCGATCGCAACCTCTCCCGGCGCCTCGGAACTGAGGCACGTAGGATTGTGGAGAGAAAATACAGCTGGAAGGTTGTTGCTACACGGATAGAGAGTTTATACAAAGAGCTTACCAGATAAAACCTGTGGATGACCCTAAACCCGTTTTGACACAGCTATGATAGACTGGATACCGAAAGAGAGCGGAGGCTGATCTCATAGGTATCGTATAAGCTTAGCCCCGTCGGTTTTTCAGGTAATATTTAAATTTAAGTTTAAACGTAAACAGTACCGGTATGGTTAAAACCATAACTATTAGAGACGACGTTTACAAGAAGCTCTCGGCTGTTAAGAGGCCTGGTGAGAGCTTCAGCGACCTACTGGAGAGACTAGTCGACTCCATCAACCCGGTGGAGATTCTGATCAGGCTTAGGGGATGTGTGGAGTTTAGTGATAAGGATAAGCTTTTCAGAGAGGTCGAGGCTTTAAGGGCTGAGAAGCGGCTATGATAATCGTCGATACCGATGTTCTGATAGAGATCCTCGACAGAGGATCTAAGAGAGGCGAAGAAGCCTTAGAGAAGATACTCGCAACCCAAGAACCTATCTGTATCACAGCTATAAACCTGCATGAAATCCTCTACGGGCTCTATAAGTTCGCCAAACCTGTAGACGAGATTCTAAAAATACCGGTGCTCAGCTATACGGGGAAGGATGCGCAGCTAGCAGCTAGGATCGAGCTTGAAATGGAGAAGAGAGGAAAAGCCATACGTAGAACAGACGCCATGATAGCCGCCATCGCCATAAACAACGGTGCGAAACTCTACACCTTTAACCTAAAACACTTCAAGCCTATAGAAGATCTAGGACTCAAAATATTAAGCTAAATAAACCCGCATATCCCACCCCTCCGCTCTGTCTTTCGACAGCCTAAACGTACAATTCTGCTCATCCATTTATAAACAAAAAAAATTCTTACGGAGGATCACGGATTCAGGTTTCGCCTGGGGTGCTTAGGGCAGATCCATGTTCCTGGCCCATCATCCTCTATGCGAAGTCTTTACCTAGTCCTGTAGCGGCTAATAGAGTTTGAACGATTAAAACTCTAGTTATCTCCCATATTTCTCAGCTATCTTTAGAACTTTATGCGCCTCTTCTTCGCTGCGGCACCAGGTTTGTAGGAACAGGCCTCCGTGCCTGAGCTTCTCTAATAGTATCCTAACCTCCCATGGCTCGCAAAATATGTGAAGGCATTTACCCACGTCCAGTATTCTCCGGCATACGTGTATCCATTCAGACATAGGCGGCGACCCGGCTCCTGGAACCCATTGAATCCCGTCTATCGACTCCACCTCGAGTAGGATATCTAGGTTGCCTAGAGCCATCGGGCCGTCTAGGTGGAAGATCGAGTTGTCGAGGTGCCTTGACAACACGACCTGCTCCTCTAGGAAGAACTCCCTGAACATTCTGGGCGATACCAGCCCTGAGAAGTCGTCCTGAAGCGGGAAAAACCTTCCCCTGGAGTAGGCAGGTATCCAGCTTATAGAACCCTCCTGGACACGCGATGCCTTCCGGTAGAAGACCTCAAACACTTCGATGCATATATCGGTGAGCCTCCTGATAAGCCTCTTAACCTCATCCGGCCGGGTATACAGCGCTCTGACGAGCTTTCGTGTGCCCATCATAGCGGCTAGAGCGTCTCCGCCGTAGTGCAGGTCTGGAATACCTACCAGAAAGCGGTCTCTAGCGGCCTCGCAAACAGCGTCCATTATCTCGTTCATCGTTCTCCACCATCTATTAGACTCGTCTAGAACAGGGCTGCAACCCTCTAGGTCGTCTACGAAGGGTTTAACCCATGACGTATGCTCGTCGAGGAACACCAGCTCACCACCTAGGAAGGCGGCGAGCTGATTAGGCCCCAGGTTCGGCCAATACTCCGGGATGGCGTCTCCTAGGAAAGCCGTGCTCTCGAAGTATAATTCAACCTTTTTCAGAACATAGTCTATGTTCATCCACTTCTCCTCGATCGTTTTAACGGCCGGTAACGTTACAACCCGACGCGGCTTCCTAGGAGCCGTTATGTGGATCAGAGGCCTGTCTAAAACCTCCCTATCCCAGAAGGCGTCGAAACGCTGCTTAATCGTCTCGAAGTCAACCTCCTCGATGTAAGACCTCAAACCGTCATCTTCCATGATAACGCCCTTCGATAAGACGCAGGTGGCGTCTGGAGGGACTATGGGTGAAGAGGAGCTGAGGGATTTTTAAAAGGATAGTAGAATTTGCCAGATGAATATGTATCCGTAGGATTCGATCTCTTCCCATATCTCCTCTAGGATCCTTTCATCTCCGGTTATCTGAGGTATTTCTTTACGTTTCACACTCCAAGGGATGCAGACGCCAGGTTTGACCTTTGGTTTTTGTGTATGCGTCGGTGGATTACTTTCGGCTGAGGCCCGCGGAGGATCGTCCTCATACTTTCCGTATCTTCGTGTGAAATCCGTCATCGCTTTGATATTTTCGACCTTAGCGTCGCTTTGGATTATGGCTGATGCATCCATTATGTATCCTCCATCCGAGGCTACGGTGTCGATTATCTTCTTACAGTAGCGGTGCACATCGTCAGGTGTCCCAAAGGAAAGCAGATAGTTGGGCAATCCTCCACTTAGACAGAACCTCTGCCCCAGCTTTTTATGTGCCTCTAAAATATCGGTCCTGTCTACGTGGAAGATTATACTGCCTTCGGGTAATTCGGCGAAAGTCTCGAGGTGCGGGGTCCAGTCGCCTTCCGCATAGAAGAGTACTTGATGCCCATGGGACCAGAGCTCCTCGATGATCGGTCTAAGCGTCGGCCAGAAAATCTTCTCAAAATGCTTCATGCTGATGAAGGGTACATAGCTTCGATGCATCCAAAAACCTATGGGTACGGTCTTCGCCGGGTCAGCGGTCATAAGCGCGACTTTCGTGAGGTGTGGCGCTAGGGCTTCGCAGGCTTCAAGCACCTTCTCAGGTTGCCTATGCAAGTCTTTAACCAAGCCGATGTACCCGCGCAACTTATCCGCGATTATATCGAGCGGGGCTTTGAGGATCCCCGCTATGGCCGATACGACCCCGGCCTCCCTCCTCATCCTCTCCACCTGGGTATTAAAGGCGTTAAAGTATTCGTTCATAGCTATGGCGCCTTTTACGAGGGCAAGCTTACCGCGGTATGAAGACGCGTCTCCACCCGCGATTTCGGTTGAAACACGCGGTAACCATACGTTATACAAGAAAGCAGTCGGGTCGTCGATCAACATATCATACTCGTCTGGTTTCATGAACGCCTTTTCCTCAGGAGGCTCGAGATACTGGAACGGGGTATCAGGTGGGATATCGACTCCCGGTATCGCATAGTACTTTAAGCCGAGAGCCTGCGTCAAACCCGTCCAGACGTAAACCATGTTAGACACCATCGCGTCCCAGTCGAAATCCACGGCGCATTTAAGCACAGCCTGAAAAGCCCTCCTATAGTCATGCGTCACCTCTTGGCAGGTGTAACCCGCATACTTCGCGGTGAACTCTGCCACGAACGGGCGAATCGGGATACGGTCAGGTGTTTCGTTACGCATGGCGGTCACATACCGGTTTAACCGTTCCTGATAAAGGGTCTCCATCTCATCCATTTCTTAACCCAACATCTGCATACACCTAAGCCATAGATTAAAGTTACCTAATCCCCCTTGGCGATCGACGCAGCACCGCTAGCACCATCTCCATGATATCAACTATGCCCACTCCTGCTTAGTAGAGTAGCTTATTGGTCTAGAAATTCTTATATCGTATACGCAGTGTATACAATAGGTGTGTTATGAGCCTGGTTATACCTTTTAGGGTTCCGAAAAAGGTTGCTGAGAGAATTAAAAGGCTTGTCGACTTAGGCGTTTTCCCTAGTAGAAGCGACCTTATTCGTGAGGCTTTAAGGAGGTTTCTTACGTCTCAAGATTCGATTTTAAGGAGAAGTTTTTCTATCAGAGACGTCGCAAGCTTGGTCGCATACATGCTTGCATGGAATGAGAAGAAGGTTTCTGACGTAGTGCTCTTCGGCTCTGTGGCACGTGGAGATGCTACGGTCGAAAGCGATATCGACCTACTCGTTTTGGTTAAGGATGTCGAAGTTGAAGTCGTTAGAGAGAGACTTTACGACCTGATATACCCCATCATCCCAGTCTTCGGAATAGACATCTCTTTGATCGTCGTCGAAAAGAGGTGTTTTTTAGATATGATCGACGCTGGAGACCCGTTCGCCACTTCTATTTTAAAGGAGGGTGTTCAGCTTTATGGAGGACTGCTCGACGAATATCGTCGAGAGACATCTAAGTAAGGCTGTCGAACGTTTGAGAGCTGCGGAGAAGCTTCTTATCGACGGCTATTATGAAGACGCCGTCTCACGGGCCTATTATGCTATGTACCACGCCGCCATGGCCGCCCTTGCGACTCTAAACGTTTTCCCCAGAACACACGAAGGAGTGGTTTCAGAGTTTGGTAGAAGATTCGTCTTGACGGGCATATTCCAAAAGGATCTTGGTAGAAGCCTGGCTGAAGTGAAGGCTGCGAGGGAGACGTATGAATATACGGTCGTCGCGGAGGCTAGTAGGTCCGAGGCTGAAAACACCTTGTCAAAGGCCAGGTTTTTCGTAGAGGCCGTAAAAGGCTATGTAAAGGCATACGTAAAAGGAAAGAAATCTAAACCTGCTTCTAGTCAGGTCGAAACATAAACTCCTCCGACCTCTCCCTAACATTTTAAGCCTGAAAAACCCATGGCGCTTCAGCATCGTTGAGCATCCGTCTAGTCTGCGGCTAAAACAGTCTCTTTAAGGGAGTTCTATCGAAGTCTTCATCGTTCGATATTATTTCCTTGGCTCCGGCTTTCAGGGCAA is drawn from Candidatus Bathyarchaeota archaeon and contains these coding sequences:
- a CDS encoding VTT domain-containing protein translates to MFSDLISLFIEAISSLGYLGLFIVMFSIGSWAPVPWEPVLLAAGASKLNPLLSCLVCSLASSLGAMLDYLLGLRLRGVRLILNYCSTFWFKKAEAWIAEQGPLACVAARAIPYVPYKTFSLVSGLLRTPFISYTVSTIAGTTVRCCMLIIPGRVFSAYKVGLMSLILVSLAVSALLQLWNRRSGRCRVGKV
- a CDS encoding UbiA prenyltransferase family protein, whose translation is MLLPSLSLDRWLKSAPHLIRNFRVLDWKAYFGIGLLGYIHRVDQSLLNYTGYLALTKFSLNIALFLSFTFSINNCFDLDTDRHSRHKLAKNPVAEGHISFVQGLATSLSIAVLGLALSYIWFGGLSFIIYSMLTLLALIYSTPPFRLKAKPLLDLISHGLMLGGLLFIYGAILGGDITPLSIILAFSTFVYSTILELRNHIEDYYSDASAGLKTTACFLGLEGSRKLLKAMLLLHLLLITLAMISTTQLIYPTPVTIPLALVDRRDRLMRTARFFDLITALAYSTVVLNRVMQLLGAV
- a CDS encoding glycosyltransferase family 4 protein, with amino-acid sequence MRVALCSDWFYPRIGGVASHMKGLAEELVKRGHYVQIVTRTCPKPKQYLDISLDERVGLCRIKPILPIDIVAIPPTPGAVKAALSKGSFDVVHCHHAFTPISLMSISTAKNLGMTAVLTNHTISILYRSDLLWTPMSYLVFLLRRCIEKADTVVAVSKAAAEFISHFTRWRKITVIPNAVNTERFGRLNACKSHEPSILYLGRLVHRKGVHILVKSMPHVLKEVPDAKLTIAGDGYMKTYLRFQARKLGVERSVRFLSSIADEDVPRLYGESDVFALPSLYGESFGISLLEAMASSKPIVASKVGGIPEVVQNRVTGLLVKSGSVGELAEAIVQLLSDRNLSRRLGTEARRIVERKYSWKVVATRIESLYKELTR
- a CDS encoding antitoxin VapB family protein, with the protein product MVKTITIRDDVYKKLSAVKRPGESFSDLLERLVDSINPVEILIRLRGCVEFSDKDKLFREVEALRAEKRL
- a CDS encoding type II toxin-antitoxin system VapC family toxin — protein: MIIVDTDVLIEILDRGSKRGEEALEKILATQEPICITAINLHEILYGLYKFAKPVDEILKIPVLSYTGKDAQLAARIELEMEKRGKAIRRTDAMIAAIAINNGAKLYTFNLKHFKPIEDLGLKILS
- a CDS encoding nucleotidyltransferase domain-containing protein, which translates into the protein MSLVIPFRVPKKVAERIKRLVDLGVFPSRSDLIREALRRFLTSQDSILRRSFSIRDVASLVAYMLAWNEKKVSDVVLFGSVARGDATVESDIDLLVLVKDVEVEVVRERLYDLIYPIIPVFGIDISLIVVEKRCFLDMIDAGDPFATSILKEGVQLYGGLLDEYRRETSK
- a CDS encoding PadR family transcriptional regulator, which codes for MAEEQLLRSIKLGFSKPLILWLLRSKPRSGYELIKEVMRLTGVKLKPSFIYPFLHSLERGGYLAGRWAEHGRRRIKYYHVTEKGERLIQRIREIFKSGFGEVLLSL
- a CDS encoding HEPN domain-containing protein — translated: MFSFMEDCSTNIVERHLSKAVERLRAAEKLLIDGYYEDAVSRAYYAMYHAAMAALATLNVFPRTHEGVVSEFGRRFVLTGIFQKDLGRSLAEVKAARETYEYTVVAEASRSEAENTLSKARFFVEAVKGYVKAYVKGKKSKPASSQVET